The following proteins come from a genomic window of Diprion similis isolate iyDipSimi1 chromosome 8, iyDipSimi1.1, whole genome shotgun sequence:
- the LOC124410096 gene encoding protein giant-lens — protein MSMSLNFAMASYGIRIHSIVATALLVGLTNSSLLGVQMDETTGEEFLNEYLSLDESRYLAELQEFQDTAIEIDLIDGKRHRHPHQDQPRVLYQIGESEQELPECSDRSEVCSKVDLYGAPWVERQCRCPGGRSCPSSLHADDGHTIVDKTRQYKLCEPVKRLPICRYFKDVTWTLAPGGGPGNATVQRVHCRCRPGSVPYLVRRQQHLSPEGNPGFIYAFACSPQSRLRCQHKEPCRLFTVRKRRSSQLEEVNASPLCQCPKGHRCPRRHTDPGSLPARSYSGVLEIKTYSGYCVPSHHSEPVYTL, from the exons ATGAGCATGTCGTTAAATTTCGCGATGGCATCCTATGGCATCAGAATTCACTCGATTGTAGCCACAGCACTGCTCGTTGGATTGACGAATAGCAGTCTGCTCGGTGTACAAATGGACGAGACGACTGGAGAAGAATTCTTGAACGAATATCTGTCCCTCGACGAGAGCAGGTACTTGGCCGAACTCCAAGAGTTCCAGGACACTGCGATCGAGATTGACCTCATCGACGGAAAGAGGCATCGGCATCCTCACCAGGATCAACCCAGGGTTCTTTATCAAATTGGG GAAAGCGAACAGGAGCTCCCCGAGTGTTCGGACAGGAGCGAAGTCTGCAGTAAGGTAGATTTATACGGGGCACCATGGGTGGAAAGACAGTGTCGATGCCCCGGAGGAAGATCCTGTCCCAGCAGTCTTCACGCCGACGACGGACACACGATAGTCGACAAAACGCGACAGTACAAACTTTGCGAGCCGGTAAAGCGGTTGCCGATTTGTCGCTACTTcaa GGACGTTACGTGGACTTTGGCCCCGGGTGGAGGTCCCGGAAACGCGACTGTCCAACGAGTGCATTGCCGATGTCGCCCAGGCAGCGTTCCCTACCTGGTTAGAAGACAGCAGCACCTTTCACCCGAGGGAAATCCAGGATTCATATACGCCTTCGCGTGCTCTCCGCAAAgc AGATTACGTTGCCAGCACAAAGAGCCCTGCCGGCTTTTCACCGTCCGGAAAAGACGGAGTTCCCAGCTCGAGGAAGTCAACGCATCGCCATTATGCCAATGTCCGAAGGGCCACCGATGCCCAAGACGTCATACCGACCCGGGATCATTGCCGGCACGCTCGTACTCCGGTGTTTTAGAAATAAAGACGTACAGCGGTTACTGCGTGCCTTCCCACCACTCCGAGCCCGTTTACACCCTCTaa